The window TGATCGTTGCATCTCTGCATTTATCGTCATTAGAAATTGCAAAAATAAAAGCCGGATTGGGCATACTATTTATTCTGCAGTCAACAGCGTATTTTCCATCGGGGTCATGTCGTTTATCAAAATAGTTGAACTCAAGTCTTTTAAAAGGTACATTTTCAGAAATAAATGTTTTAAAATCTTCCATGAAAGTAGATTTTACCATTTCACGACTCAAATAAGTTACATCGCTAATTTTTATTAGGCTTTGAATATAGCTGTAAAAAGCATTTCCGAAATCGTTGTCTTTAATTTCGGAGACTAATGCACCCTCTTTTTCATTTACTCCAAAACAGGACAAAGTCGACCGAATAATTTTTTCTTTAGTTCCTCTATCTAAATCATTAACATCTAAATAATAGCTTAAATGCATGTAAGTATTACCTTCATCGGTCAAAATCCACCCTTTAGGTGTGGTTTTCAGGACAATTGAAAAATGGTCTCCATCATTATATAAAAAAGGAGAGAATATTCTATATCGATTAATACCTTCAGCTTCAATCGAGATTTGATTACTAACCTTCTTCTTAAATTCTTTTTCTATGACTTTAATATTCATAACTTTATTTAAGTAATTAGCATCAAAAAAAATTTAATCTACTTTAATTAAGAAGTTAGTCAAACAATGATCTTTGCGAATCTTGTGGCACTATAACATTACAGTCTTTTACAAAAGAATTTAAAGCACTTGGAAGATCAGAATATTTATCCGTTACTTCTGCATAAGCGTCTTCATCAAATCCGAATTCCTGATATCGCTGAATTGCTCTGTGAATATGAAAATCATCAAATGAATTTTTTTCAATTTTATTTGTGTGTTGATGGCCTTTCCCATTGTAGCGAGTTATTCTGAAAAGACGATTCAAGTTTTTAGGAATATATCCTAAGATAACAGAAAAGTTAAGTGGATCAGTTTTATTTTGCCTAATTATTATTTTAAATTCACTGCCATCGTTTCTTTTTATAGAAATTTCTTGTTCTTTATGTCCTTTTTTATTTTTGAAAGGAATAAAATCGCTAAGTTTCAGGGAAACTCTCTTTTCTTCATCAATCAGACTTTGTATTTTATCATCCGCTAATAAAATAACCATAATTAATTCGTACTCATAGTTTGCTTTATTTATAGATAAAAAAAATTACTTTCAAGCGCAAGCAAAAAATAGCAATTCCTGACTGAATATATTCTGTAAAGCTTGATATTTTGTTTGTTATACATTGTTTATTTATTTAGTTTTAAAACGAAATTTCATTTCCGATCTTTCTAAATTGAAAACAAAATGCACAAACTCGGCATAGACCTCGGCGGCACCAAAATCGAAGGCATCATTCTAGATGTTCGTAATAAAGAAATCTTTCGCCAGCGTATTCCTACTGAACAGGAAAAAGGCTACGATCATATTCTCAACAATCTCAAAAGTCTCTATGATCATATGGTCGCTGCAATCAG is drawn from candidate division KSB1 bacterium and contains these coding sequences:
- a CDS encoding DUF1828 domain-containing protein; this translates as MNIKVIEKEFKKKVSNQISIEAEGINRYRIFSPFLYNDGDHFSIVLKTTPKGWILTDEGNTYMHLSYYLDVNDLDRGTKEKIIRSTLSCFGVNEKEGALVSEIKDNDFGNAFYSYIQSLIKISDVTYLSREMVKSTFMEDFKTFISENVPFKRLEFNYFDKRHDPDGKYAVDCRINSMPNPAFIFAISNDDKCRDATINLHQFEKWGLNFRSITIFEEQEAINRKVLARFSDVSEKQFSSLTLNKDRISSYLTQILQ
- a CDS encoding ROK family protein, whose product is MHKLGIDLGGTKIEGIILDVRNKEIFRQRIPTEQEKGYDHILNNLKSLYDHMVAAI